From Candidatus Binatia bacterium, the proteins below share one genomic window:
- a CDS encoding ABC transporter ATP-binding protein → MHADPVISLRGLRKRYGRRVALHGVDLELHGGQIVGVVGPDGAGKTTLMRTLAGLLDVEAERAVVLGHDLRADVTALKARIGYVPQVFSLNRDLSIFENLNFTGRVHRLPAAVFASRTEALLARTGLAPFADRAAGALSGGMKQKLAVANALLAEPALLLLDEPTAGVDVVARAEIWALLEAERERALVLISTSYLDEAAGCDRLVYLDAGRAVAVGTPAELEASIPLDAYVAWADDPRAAAAAARQLPYAAGARVSGLMTRVEVHRTASPGRERVLADLRALPGVNVQLASAVPIDMETTLLALARGVA, encoded by the coding sequence ATGCACGCTGATCCGGTCATCTCCCTGCGCGGCCTGCGCAAACGCTACGGCCGGCGCGTCGCGTTGCACGGCGTCGACCTCGAGCTGCACGGCGGGCAGATCGTCGGCGTCGTCGGCCCGGACGGCGCCGGCAAGACCACGCTGATGCGCACGCTTGCCGGCCTGCTCGACGTCGAGGCGGAGCGCGCCGTCGTCCTCGGCCATGACCTGCGCGCCGACGTTACCGCCCTCAAGGCGCGCATCGGCTACGTGCCGCAGGTCTTCAGTCTCAACCGCGATCTGTCGATCTTCGAGAACCTCAACTTCACCGGACGCGTTCACCGCCTGCCGGCCGCCGTCTTCGCCTCGCGGACCGAGGCCCTGCTTGCACGCACCGGGCTGGCACCGTTTGCCGACCGTGCCGCCGGGGCGCTCTCCGGAGGCATGAAGCAGAAACTGGCCGTGGCCAACGCACTGCTCGCGGAGCCGGCGCTGCTCCTGCTCGACGAGCCGACCGCCGGCGTCGACGTGGTCGCCCGGGCCGAGATCTGGGCGCTGCTGGAGGCGGAACGCGAACGGGCGCTGGTGCTCATCAGCACCAGCTACCTTGACGAGGCCGCCGGGTGCGATCGTCTCGTCTACCTCGACGCCGGGCGTGCCGTCGCCGTCGGCACGCCCGCCGAGCTGGAAGCGTCGATTCCGCTCGATGCCTACGTCGCCTGGGCCGACGATCCGCGCGCCGCCGCCGCAGCGGCAAGGCAACTTCCCTATGCCGCCGGCGCCCGCGTCAGCGGTCTCATGACCCGCGTCGAGGTACACCGCACCGCCTCGCCCGGCCGCGAGCGAGTTCTCGCCGACCTGCGCGCCCTGCCCGGGGTGAACGTGCAGCTTGCCAGCGCGGTGCCGATCGACATGGAGACCACCCTGCTGGCGCTGGCGCGGGGGGTCGCATGA
- a CDS encoding AbrB/MazE/SpoVT family DNA-binding domain-containing protein: MQRTTIARVTTSGQVSLPAPVRKRWRTAQVLIDDEGDRVVVRPLPDDPIAAACGSLARRGPSSEVVRARQRDAAAARQRQRAAR; this comes from the coding sequence ATGCAACGTACGACAATCGCGAGGGTGACCACCAGCGGCCAGGTGTCCCTGCCGGCCCCGGTCCGCAAGCGCTGGAGGACGGCGCAGGTGCTCATTGACGACGAAGGAGATCGCGTGGTGGTCCGGCCGTTGCCAGACGATCCGATCGCGGCGGCCTGCGGCTCGCTGGCCCGGCGCGGCCCCTCGTCGGAAGTGGTCCGAGCCCGCCAGCGCGATGCTGCCGCAGCGCGGCAGCGACAACGCGCCGCGCGATGA
- a CDS encoding PIN domain-containing protein → MNAVLDAYAVIAALVGERARADVEPLLRDGVLCAPNLAEVLDVCVRVHGNDEFVVRERVRWLLSGGLTVVPLESGVALDAGALRARHYRRRHCEVSQGDCFALALARQRGLALATADPDLATVARTEKVRLVSLPDSSGRRP, encoded by the coding sequence ATGAACGCCGTGCTCGATGCCTACGCGGTGATCGCGGCGCTGGTCGGGGAACGGGCGCGTGCCGACGTCGAGCCACTGCTGCGGGACGGTGTCCTGTGTGCGCCCAATCTGGCCGAGGTGCTCGACGTGTGCGTCCGCGTCCACGGCAACGACGAGTTCGTCGTACGCGAGCGCGTCCGCTGGCTCCTCAGCGGCGGGTTGACGGTTGTCCCTCTTGAATCGGGAGTGGCCCTGGATGCGGGAGCGCTGCGCGCCAGGCACTATCGCCGGCGCCACTGCGAGGTCAGTCAAGGCGACTGCTTCGCCCTGGCACTTGCCCGGCAACGGGGCCTCGCCCTTGCAACCGCGGACCCCGACCTGGCCACCGTCGCCCGCACCGAAAAGGTCCGGCTCGTCAGCCTGCCAGACTCCAGCGGCCGACGGCCGTAA
- a CDS encoding ABC transporter ATP-binding protein produces the protein MTPIIRARGLTRRFGEFTAVDGLDLEVMPGQVFAFLGANGSGKSTTIRMLIGLLRPTAGTVEVDGINVIERPRKVRDHIGYMGQKVSLYAGLSLRENVEFYAGLYGLAGAALTRRWGALRERFSLGEAEEEKVEDLPAGVRQRAGLALSTLHEPRLLFLDEPTAGVDVYNRGRFWDLIAEEAAAGVTVFVTTHFLEEVDYCDWVSFIHAGRLIANAAPETLRREHSQGYAVHVALPPPARAAARERLSRFGAVDDTDTGLRLTVAGIEAEVLAMVEALEAADVRIEPPQMTDIFRRLLGESGVGS, from the coding sequence ATGACGCCGATCATCCGCGCTCGGGGGCTGACCAGGCGCTTCGGCGAGTTTACCGCCGTCGATGGCCTAGACCTCGAAGTGATGCCGGGGCAGGTATTCGCCTTTCTCGGCGCTAACGGCTCGGGCAAGAGCACGACGATCCGCATGCTCATCGGGCTGCTGCGACCGACCGCCGGCACGGTCGAAGTCGACGGCATCAACGTGATCGAGCGGCCGCGCAAGGTTCGCGACCACATCGGCTACATGGGCCAGAAGGTCAGCCTCTACGCCGGCCTGTCGTTGCGCGAGAACGTCGAGTTCTACGCCGGGCTCTACGGCCTCGCCGGGGCCGCCCTCACCCGGCGCTGGGGAGCGCTACGCGAGCGCTTCTCGCTCGGCGAGGCGGAAGAAGAGAAGGTCGAGGACCTACCCGCCGGGGTGCGGCAACGCGCGGGGCTGGCGCTCAGCACGCTGCACGAACCGCGCTTGCTGTTTCTCGACGAACCGACCGCCGGCGTCGACGTCTACAACCGCGGCCGGTTCTGGGACCTGATCGCCGAGGAGGCCGCCGCCGGGGTCACGGTGTTCGTGACGACCCACTTCCTCGAAGAGGTCGACTACTGCGACTGGGTGTCTTTCATCCACGCCGGCCGGCTGATTGCCAACGCCGCGCCGGAGACGTTGCGGCGCGAGCACTCCCAGGGCTACGCCGTGCACGTCGCCCTGCCGCCGCCGGCGCGAGCGGCGGCCCGCGAACGGTTGTCGCGATTCGGGGCCGTGGACGACACCGACACCGGCTTGCGGTTGACGGTGGCGGGCATCGAGGCAGAGGTGCTGGCGATGGTCGAGGCACTGGAAGCCGCCGACGTGCGCATCGAGCCGCCGCAGATGACCGACATCTTCCGGCGGCTGCTCGGCGAATCGGGGGTAGGGTCATGA
- a CDS encoding ABC transporter permease: protein MSAVARPPGFWSNVAAVAYKEASVLRHDRALLVMVFAQPLIMLLLFGLALSTKPRNVPWVVLDRSNTVLSRRLIQEVDASGYFLPGARVGSYEEGLARLQRGAAAAFVVIPADFRRAVERERPRVQAMVDGSDPLTAARVSGYLVQLARGLDTSARPAVRDVTAPPGRDEPIDVRQRFWFNPTLRDREFFLAAIAGILLTNLCLSVMSLGLVAERELGTFEQTLSLPTTPIQIVLGKLVPYGVVAYFVLFFATAMAGLLFGVWPRGSWLDLAIVTLPFVLASLGLGVFVSAVVRTSAQAVFISVFFILPSIVLSGVVLPYQLMPAGIRELGGIFPLRWYQIALRRVVTRGAGLGDVWEPMLVLGVMFAVVLLAIRWRLKARLD from the coding sequence ATGAGCGCGGTCGCGCGTCCCCCCGGATTCTGGTCGAACGTCGCGGCGGTGGCCTACAAGGAAGCGTCGGTGTTGCGGCACGACCGGGCGTTGCTGGTGATGGTGTTCGCGCAGCCCCTGATTATGCTGCTGCTGTTCGGTCTGGCGTTGTCCACGAAACCGCGCAACGTGCCGTGGGTGGTGCTCGATCGCAGCAACACGGTCCTTTCGCGCCGGTTGATTCAGGAGGTCGACGCCAGCGGCTACTTCCTGCCTGGCGCGCGCGTGGGAAGTTATGAGGAAGGGCTGGCGCGGCTGCAACGCGGCGCGGCTGCGGCCTTTGTGGTCATTCCCGCGGACTTCCGTCGCGCCGTCGAGCGGGAGCGGCCGCGGGTACAGGCGATGGTCGACGGCAGCGATCCGCTGACCGCAGCGCGGGTCAGCGGCTACCTCGTGCAGTTGGCGCGGGGACTGGATACGAGCGCCCGGCCCGCGGTGCGCGACGTAACGGCGCCGCCCGGCCGGGACGAGCCGATCGACGTGCGGCAGAGGTTCTGGTTCAACCCGACGCTGCGCGACCGCGAGTTCTTCCTCGCGGCCATTGCCGGCATCCTGCTGACCAACCTGTGCCTGTCGGTGATGAGTCTCGGACTGGTCGCCGAGCGCGAGCTGGGGACCTTCGAACAGACGCTGTCGTTGCCCACCACGCCGATTCAGATCGTGCTGGGCAAGCTGGTCCCGTACGGCGTGGTAGCGTACTTCGTGCTGTTCTTTGCGACCGCGATGGCGGGGCTGCTGTTCGGCGTATGGCCGCGGGGAAGCTGGTTAGACCTGGCCATCGTCACCCTGCCCTTCGTGCTTGCCTCGCTGGGTCTCGGGGTGTTCGTGTCGGCGGTGGTGCGGACTTCGGCGCAGGCGGTATTCATTTCGGTGTTTTTCATTCTGCCGTCGATCGTGTTGTCGGGAGTGGTGTTGCCCTACCAGTTGATGCCGGCGGGAATCCGCGAGCTGGGGGGCATCTTCCCGTTGCGCTGGTACCAGATCGCGTTACGCCGTGTCGTCACCCGCGGCGCCGGCCTCGGCGACGTCTGGGAGCCGATGCTGGTGCTCGGCGTCATGTTCGCGGTGGTACTGCTGGCGATCCGCTGGCGATTGAAGGCAAGGTTGGATTAG
- the aspS gene encoding aspartate--tRNA ligase has translation MSTTGLGEWRRSAYCGDLRVTDEGHTVTVMGWVDGRRDHGGLIFVDLRDRGGIVQVVFNPEVEQAAFALAEEMRGEFVVAVRGRVVRRTPETVNPNLPTGDIEVMAESAAVLNRARTIPFPLDAGAAIAESTRLKYRYLDLRRPEMQERIVFRHRLGKVVRDYLDGAGFLEIETPILTRSTPEGARDYLVPSRVSPGEFYALPQSPQLFKQILMVAGFDRYFQIVRCFRDEDLRADRQPEFTQIDLEMSFVGPDEVMAVTEGLLTRVCALRDIAVPQPIPRLTYAEAMRRFGIDRPDLRFGLELVEVTELVAATDFKVFREAVARGGIVKMICLPEGDRLSRKDLDGLPELVAPYGARGVAYVRITPDGWQSPIAKFIAAETRTAIEGACGAGVGDLLMFVADTPKVVNDALANLRLKLAERLDMIPADRHAFVWVTDFPLVEYDAEAKRYVAVHHPFTSPHDDDIDRLETAPQAVRACAYDIVLNGTELGGGSIRIHRPDVQSRVFALLGIGETEARNKFGFLLDALAHGAPPHGGIALGLDRIAMLLSGATSIRDVIAFPKTQKAVCLMTEAPSPVDARQLRELGLKLDV, from the coding sequence GTGAGTACAACCGGACTGGGAGAGTGGCGCCGCAGCGCCTATTGTGGAGATCTGCGCGTCACCGACGAGGGCCACACGGTCACCGTGATGGGATGGGTCGACGGCCGGCGCGACCATGGCGGTTTGATCTTCGTGGACCTGCGCGATCGCGGCGGAATCGTGCAGGTGGTGTTCAACCCGGAAGTGGAGCAGGCAGCCTTCGCGCTCGCGGAGGAGATGCGCGGCGAATTCGTCGTCGCGGTGCGCGGTCGCGTCGTGCGCCGCACGCCGGAGACCGTTAACCCCAACCTGCCGACCGGCGATATCGAGGTCATGGCCGAGTCGGCCGCCGTGCTCAACCGGGCGCGCACGATCCCGTTCCCTCTCGATGCCGGCGCCGCGATCGCGGAGAGCACTCGGCTGAAGTACCGCTACCTCGACCTGCGGCGGCCCGAGATGCAGGAGCGCATCGTCTTCCGCCACCGGCTCGGCAAGGTCGTGCGCGACTACCTCGACGGCGCCGGCTTCCTCGAGATCGAAACCCCGATCCTGACGCGCAGTACGCCCGAGGGAGCGCGCGACTATCTCGTGCCGAGCCGCGTCTCGCCGGGCGAGTTTTACGCCCTGCCGCAGTCGCCCCAGCTCTTCAAGCAGATCCTCATGGTGGCGGGCTTCGACCGCTACTTCCAGATTGTGCGCTGCTTCCGCGACGAGGACCTGCGCGCCGACCGGCAGCCGGAGTTCACGCAGATCGACCTCGAGATGTCCTTTGTCGGTCCCGACGAAGTCATGGCGGTCACCGAAGGGCTGCTGACGCGCGTGTGCGCTCTGCGCGACATCGCCGTGCCGCAACCGATCCCGCGCCTCACCTACGCCGAGGCGATGCGGCGGTTCGGCATCGATCGGCCCGATCTGCGCTTCGGCCTCGAGCTGGTCGAGGTGACCGAACTGGTTGCGGCGACCGACTTCAAGGTGTTCCGCGAGGCCGTAGCCCGCGGCGGCATCGTGAAGATGATCTGTCTGCCGGAAGGGGATCGCCTGTCGCGCAAGGACCTCGACGGCCTGCCCGAGCTGGTGGCGCCGTACGGGGCCAGGGGGGTGGCCTACGTGCGGATCACGCCGGACGGCTGGCAGTCGCCGATCGCGAAGTTCATCGCGGCCGAAACGCGAACCGCGATCGAGGGCGCCTGCGGGGCCGGGGTCGGCGACCTGCTCATGTTCGTGGCCGATACCCCGAAGGTGGTCAACGACGCTCTGGCCAACCTGCGGCTAAAGCTCGCGGAGCGGCTCGACATGATTCCGGCCGACCGACATGCCTTCGTGTGGGTCACCGACTTTCCGCTGGTCGAATACGACGCCGAGGCGAAGCGCTACGTCGCCGTGCACCATCCGTTCACGTCGCCGCACGACGACGACATCGATCGTCTGGAGACCGCGCCGCAGGCCGTGCGTGCGTGTGCGTACGATATCGTGCTGAACGGCACCGAGCTGGGCGGCGGCAGCATTCGTATCCATCGTCCCGACGTGCAATCGCGGGTGTTTGCGCTTCTGGGGATCGGCGAGACCGAGGCGCGGAACAAGTTCGGGTTTCTGCTCGATGCGTTGGCGCACGGGGCGCCGCCGCACGGGGGCATCGCACTCGGTCTGGATCGCATCGCGATGTTGCTGAGCGGGGCGACGTCGATACGCGACGTGATCGCCTTTCCCAAGACGCAGAAGGCGGTGTGCCTGATGACGGAAGCGCCGAGCCCGGTGGATGCGCGCCAGTTGCGCGAGCTGGGGCTTAAGCTCGATGTGTAG
- a CDS encoding ABC transporter permease, producing MSWRRVRTLVRREVLATFRDPFTLLVLVCVPLGALLAFGSLLSVDVHGMPLGVHDADGSAASRRLVAELVAQGNFVVRPYATRQELDRALIGGDLGAALVIPPDFSRDLANVARGGARPQVQAQYDGGEAVLAGNAEAFLLGLVSATGAELVGSHLPVAERGAPADGGIEVVSRAAFNPTLDGRPFMVAGTFGFVLSFVTVLITAVSIVNERLTGTFEQLQVTPATAFEILLGKILPYGAVFAVDVVLMTLVAGFVLGVWPAGSLVFFIVVSAFYVLVSLALGLIISATSATAGEAVQKTVLLSIPLVQLSGFAFAIRNMPTPVQWVAEVFPATHYIRICRAIYLRAEGPLSLAPELAMLALFGAVLMAIALRSIEARA from the coding sequence ATGAGTTGGCGGCGGGTGCGCACCCTCGTCCGACGCGAGGTGCTGGCCACGTTCCGCGATCCGTTCACGCTCCTCGTGCTGGTGTGCGTGCCGCTGGGAGCGCTACTGGCATTCGGTTCGCTGCTGTCGGTCGACGTGCACGGCATGCCGCTCGGTGTACACGACGCCGACGGCAGTGCCGCCAGCCGCCGGTTGGTCGCCGAGCTGGTGGCGCAAGGTAACTTCGTTGTGCGGCCGTACGCCACCCGGCAGGAGCTCGACCGGGCCTTGATCGGCGGCGACCTCGGTGCGGCGCTGGTCATCCCTCCCGATTTTTCCCGCGATCTCGCCAATGTCGCGCGCGGCGGGGCGCGCCCGCAGGTGCAGGCTCAGTACGACGGCGGCGAGGCGGTGTTGGCGGGCAACGCCGAGGCGTTCCTGCTCGGCCTCGTATCCGCAACGGGGGCGGAGCTGGTGGGCTCCCATCTGCCGGTTGCGGAGCGCGGCGCGCCGGCGGACGGCGGGATCGAGGTGGTGTCCCGAGCGGCGTTCAATCCGACCCTCGACGGCAGGCCGTTCATGGTCGCCGGAACTTTCGGGTTCGTGCTGTCGTTCGTCACCGTGCTGATCACGGCCGTGTCGATCGTCAACGAACGGCTCACCGGCACCTTCGAGCAACTGCAGGTAACGCCGGCGACGGCCTTCGAGATCCTGCTGGGGAAGATCCTGCCTTACGGCGCGGTGTTCGCTGTCGACGTGGTGCTGATGACCCTGGTGGCCGGGTTTGTCCTCGGCGTCTGGCCGGCGGGCAGTCTCGTGTTCTTCATTGTGGTGTCGGCGTTCTACGTGCTGGTGTCGCTGGCGCTCGGGCTGATTATCTCCGCGACCTCCGCCACGGCCGGCGAGGCGGTGCAGAAGACGGTATTGCTGAGCATCCCGCTGGTGCAGTTGAGCGGCTTTGCGTTTGCGATTCGGAACATGCCCACACCCGTACAGTGGGTGGCGGAGGTATTTCCGGCGACTCACTACATCCGCATCTGTCGGGCCATCTACTTGCGTGCCGAGGGGCCGTTGTCGCTGGCACCGGAGCTGGCGATGCTGGCATTGTTCGGCGCGGTTCTGATGGCCATCGCGCTGCGTTCGATCGAGGCGCGAGCATGA